A window from Oncorhynchus mykiss isolate Arlee chromosome 9, USDA_OmykA_1.1, whole genome shotgun sequence encodes these proteins:
- the LOC110533001 gene encoding uncharacterized protein LOC110533001 — translation MPSSLCLEWTGTQSTRNKSLQKLRNVFHQRPSNMPQFSSLTVGDQLPEGKTIQDFVKTNMKLNKLVEKCGGRCHVIDNKYWNNSRQDEYRNNQYQVAELLNTIEKMVRENGGGCYTNEMLQEAERLINAEIESIRESNSQMSEEEIEKLSKERARKKLLIKLSGVATGVVVGALLGVAVPLAIVLLLLAKPLGQLSTKVAAATAAKVSGVVAGGVAGGVAAGAGGAAGAVGGVAAGGTVVAVETGGSIGVGAGLGIATGFVIGTGALVGAIGGGVVGAAAAEDAETPGEAAEKAAEAVLKKGKGIWVECKAVLVESNGSVENVRNMSKGYRKLSLSNEKM, via the coding sequence ATGCCTTCCTCATTGTGCTTAGAGTGGACAGGTACACAGTCCACGAGGaacaagtcattacaaaaattgaGGAATGTTTTTCACCAGAGGCCTTCAAATATGCCACAGTTCTCTTCACTTACGGTGGGTGACCAGCTTCCTGAAGGAAAAACTATTCAGGATTTTGTGAAAACAAATATGAAACTGAACAAGCTTGTGGAGAAATGTGGTGGCCGCTGTCACGTCATCGACAACAAATACTGGAACAACAGTCGGCAGGATGAGTACAGGAACAACCAGTACCAAGTAGCAGAGCTACTCAACACCATAGAGAAGATGGTGAGAGAGAACGGAGGAGGGTGCTACACCAACGAGATGCTCCAAGAGGCAGAGAGATTAATAAACGCAGAGATAGAGAGTATTAGAGAGTCAAACAGCCAGATGTCAGAGGAAGAGATTGAAAAACTATCCAAggaaagagcgagaaagaaacTCCTGATCAAGTTGTCAGGGGTAGCAACAGGTGTAGTGGTAGGAGCTCTACTTGGGGTTGCAGTGCCATTAGCAATAGTACTCTTACTTCTTGCAAAGCCATTGGGACAATTAAGTACAAaagtagcagcagcaacagcagcaaaaGTATCAGGTGTAGTAGCAGGAGGAGTAGCAGGAGGAGTAGCAGCAGGAGCAGGCGGGGCAGCAGGAGCAGTAGGAGGAGTAGCAGCAGGAGGAACTGTAGTTGCGGTGGAGACCGGAGGAAGCATTGGAGTTGGTGCAGGGTTAGGCATAGCAACAGGGTTTGTTATTGGGACAGGAGCATTAGTAGGAGCAATAGGAGGGGGGGTAGTTGGAGCTGCGGCAGCAGAAGATGCAGAGACACcaggagaggcagcagagaaAGCAGCTGAGGCAGTCCTTAAGAAGGGTAAGGGAATCTGGGTGGAGTGTAAAGCAGTCTTGGTGGAGAGTAATGGAAGTGTGGAGAATGTAAGAAATATGTCAAAGGGGTACAGGAAACTGAGCTTAAGTAATGAAAAAATGTAG